The genomic stretch TGGGGTTGTGGATTCGAGTGACACATTGCCGTGGATGGTGATCAGCAGTTCGGCTTCGATAACGACCAGCACGAACGTGTAGACGAAGGGGGTTGCTGGTAACCGAATGACGATGGTTAGCGTATCGTCGTCCGTCCATGCCCCACTCGCTGCCGTTGGAGTGTGATCAAACCATTGCTGGTGAAAGAGCATGGTTGCGCCTGATTGCCATGTGCCATTGCCCCAAGGAATCTGCTCTTCTCTGGTTGTTGTTTGGACAATCAAGGTTCCCCCAACGGCCGTCGCATGCATGTGGATGGTTGTGATCCCCAACGGATTCGTATCAACCGCATAGCGATGCCCCTCGATTGCTGCCATGGCTCCCATCCCCGCAGATCCGACGATCGGCGGATATTGGCGCTGCGCGAGGTACTCAGTGAGGGCATGATACGCTGCTGGATCAGCCGCAAGCGGACGGTCGTGCAGCGCCGGAAGCAGCAGTTCCCAGAGCAGATCAAGCGGACGTTGCATCGCAAAGACATCCATACCGCCCGTGATTGCGAGAACGACCTCCTGCTCGGGCATGACCACGCAATATTGACCAAAAACGCCATCGCCACGATAGGCTCTATGCCGACAGCGCCAGAACTGATAGCCATAGCCCTGCGCCCAGTCGGACGCTGGATCTCTCCCATTGGCGATCTGCGCTCGTGTTGCTGCGGCGACCCATAGAGCGGGAAGGAGGGGCTGTCCCTGCCACTGGCCGTGTTGGATGTAGAGCTGACCGAAGCGTGCAATCCCCTCGGTGGTTAAACTGAGGCCAACGCCCCCAAGGGTAATCCCTTGAGGTGAGGATTGCCAATGCACCGACTCGATGCCGAGCGGCATAAACAGGCGTGGGGTAAGATAGTCGGTGAGTGTCATGCCCGTTATCTGCTGGAGAATGGCCGACAGCATGTAGGTGGCTCCGGTATTATAGATAAAGTGGGTTCCTGGCGTTGTCACGATCGGTGCAGCAAGGAAGGCTTGAATCCAATTGCCATCGATTCGTTCTACCATTGTTGGCCATGGATCGGTGGCGTGTCCCGTGGCCATGGTCAACAGGTGTTTGACCTGCATCGCCGCTAAACCTTCACTGATGGAGGCTGGGAGGTCATCGGGAAAGAAGGAACCGATATGGTCATCGAGGGTGAGCAACCCCTCGGCGATGGCGAATCCAATCGCGGTGGCGGTGACACTTTTGCTCAACGAGAAGACGAGGTGCGGCTGGTCTGGGGTAACGGGTGTCCACCATGCTTCGGCGATGACATGCCCATGGCGCAGCACCATCACGCTATGGATTTCTTGGATTTGGGTGTCCAAGGCGGTGATCCAACGCTGAATGGCGGCTGATGCAATGCCGTGTGCTTCTGGCGTGTCCCGTGGCAAGGGTTGGCTGGCGGATAACTCCATGGTGGCGATCTCCTCTGTGGGCGGATGTTGGTCGTTAATGGGCGATGCACGCTGGTGTACCGATATCCCCATGTGGTGCAGTGCCGCTCCTTGTACGACCAATGAGGCCACACCCTTGAGATGTGGCCTCATTCGGGATTACGTGCGTGGTTCTTTCTGCGATCGATACCAAGCAACGAGTGCATTGGCATGGCCATGGCCGAGGGCATGATCGGTTTTCAGGGCGGCGACCATCTGCATATGGGTTTTGTC from Herpetosiphon gulosus encodes the following:
- a CDS encoding serine hydrolase, whose translation is MRPHLKGVASLVVQGAALHHMGISVHQRASPINDQHPPTEEIATMELSASQPLPRDTPEAHGIASAAIQRWITALDTQIQEIHSVMVLRHGHVIAEAWWTPVTPDQPHLVFSLSKSVTATAIGFAIAEGLLTLDDHIGSFFPDDLPASISEGLAAMQVKHLLTMATGHATDPWPTMVERIDGNWIQAFLAAPIVTTPGTHFIYNTGATYMLSAILQQITGMTLTDYLTPRLFMPLGIESVHWQSSPQGITLGGVGLSLTTEGIARFGQLYIQHGQWQGQPLLPALWVAAATRAQIANGRDPASDWAQGYGYQFWRCRHRAYRGDGVFGQYCVVMPEQEVVLAITGGMDVFAMQRPLDLLWELLLPALHDRPLAADPAAYHALTEYLAQRQYPPIVGSAGMGAMAAIEGHRYAVDTNPLGITTIHMHATAVGGTLIVQTTTREEQIPWGNGTWQSGATMLFHQQWFDHTPTAASGAWTDDDTLTIVIRLPATPFVYTFVLVVIEAELLITIHGNVSLESTTPIVMTAQRRTSRAHSDTATSAVAPARHEIRLETHQTPRQIRHPATMARRNPPTTESPVAIVPQ
- a CDS encoding DUF4287 domain-containing protein, which codes for MAQEPPSKGPASYFPSIEKTYGYPIDHWMTILDGMPDKTHMQMVAALKTDHALGHGHANALVAWYRSQKEPRT